GATTTTGACTGCTATGGAAAATATATATTTAGAGCATTACAAGCCTTTAATTAAAAAGTTTATTGAAGAAATGGACAAACTTGAATTACCTGAAATTCAAGGAATGCCAGAGCCATTTCTTAGTTATTTTGGGAAAAGATATTTTTCATCTCAGCAAAGAATAGTTTTTGTTGGTCGGGATACAAAAAACTATGGCGATCTAAGATTGTTTATCAAAGCGGAAAAAAACAACCCGCTTTCCAAAGTAAAGTCAGAGTTAAATTCATTCCAAAAGCTTGATTTTAGGAATTGGGGTTCTACAAGATATAAGTTTTTTGGTTTTATAATGATGTTTTTTGCAATCAAGAACGATTTACAACCAGAAAATTGGACTCTCATCAAACAGGATAAATATAAAGACCTCTTGGAATCGTTCGCATGGGCAAATTGCCAACCCATAGAATATTATGAAAGCACAGCAAAACATCGAGGTGTAGATGGTGTTCTATGGGAAAAAATAAGAAATGCAGGACGAGTCTTCTACGGCTTTAAACATATTTTAACGACATTGGATCCTGATGTTGTTGTAATACTGCACAAGAATATTCCTTCTGACTACTTTGAAGGTGTTAACATCCAAAAAATCGAGGGGAATTCATTTTATGAGCACTATATTTTGAACGATAAAAATGTACATATCATTAAACTTTGCCATCCAAATCGTATGCGTTTGACTGCAAGCGAGATGACTGTAAGTAACTTTTGTAATTTTTTGAAGGATAAAATGGATGTTATCAAAAAAGATTCAGTAATTTCAGCGAATACTTCTGCAAAAGTTGAATATTTTAAAAAATATAAAGAAAATTTAGCCAAAACTGCGGATAAATATGAATTTATTTTTGCACTGGCGAAATATCTACAATCGCATAACATTTATATGTCATATAACGGGTTGGCAGAGCTTCTAAACTACTGCGGATATACAACGAATAGGGGTACTCAATATGTCGTGAATTCAAAACGGGCTAGAATTATAGGAACAGCGTATCGCCGTGCGAAAGATAAAAATGATCATAGTTTAGCCGAAACAATAGCTACAGTTTTTGTGAATCCGAATTTTTCATATAAGTACGAATAAACTTAAAGTTTTGTTTGCATAATATTTGAAAGATAAAAATTAGTATATAATAGCTCGCGACATATAATGTCGCGAGTTTCGCTTATGATTTGGGTATGGAAATTTTGGTGCTTTTAGTTGTTATATTATTGGCGGCATTTGTTTATTTTTTGCCTGTGATTATTGCGTTTTGGCGCAGGCACACTTACAGGTGGGTGATTTTTATTTTAAATATATTCGGGTTCTTGGGTATCTTTTGGATTGTAGCGCTCATTTGGTCGGTTTGGCCGCGCGACGAAATGTTTAATTAATTTTTTGTGCGACGTAAAATGTCGCGCTGGTGATTAAAATAGACGTCGCCAAACAAAATTAACAGAAAGGATAATTATGGCACTTTGGACTGTTACGGTAAAAGCAACAAGAAACATAAACGGTCTTAGACTCGAACGCGGAATGAGTGTGCAGGTCTCGTCGATGTACCACCCGATATCGTATAATAACGGTGAAGCAACTCGTCAGGCTTTCATCCGAATCTATGGCATAGATTTAAAAAAGGCAGGCGCGCTTAGCATTGCGTACTTTGACATAGAAAAGCAAAACTAAATAACGAAGCGGCGGAATAATTTATTCCGCCGCTTTTTCATCGAGTTCCTGTTTGTATTTTTCAAAACAAGCCGGATGTCGCTTTAAAACATCTATGCATTCGTCGGGGTAATTGTGCTGATTCTTTTCGATATATTCTTCCTGCGTTTGGGTGTCGGACTGCCAAAATAACGGCTCTACCCAACTTGAAATGTAGGAGCACGCAACAACTATTAAAACTGCAATATCTTTCATTTTTGTTTTCTGTTTCAAAAATAATAACCATCGGAAGCGACAATACACGTCGTTTAAGATTTATTTTGAGATATTTTTATGAGAACGACGTATTCTGTCGCGGGCGTCTTTTATAAGAATCTTAAAAAGAGAAGCAATTTCTTAACTTCTCTAAAAAATAATTGCAAAACTAAACAATATATAACAAAATAAAGATATGAAAAAATACACAGATGAACAATTGGAAAAGTTCAATTCGGAAGAATGGTGCGACTTACTTTTGGCACAACCGCAGTTTGCTGAACAATGCGATAGATTTAATGCTTGGATGAAATTCAAATCAGGTGATTGGACTGATATTTTGCGTAAACTACCGCAGTTTGCCGATAGATGTGATAAAATCAATGCTTGGACAAAATTTGAAGATGTCTCTTGTAGTCTTCTTATCCGCGAACAACCGCAGTTTGCCGATAGATGCGATAAAGTCAATGGTTGGGTAAAATTTAATGACTTAGCTTGGTACCTGGTTCTCTCTGCTCAACCGCAATTTGCAGACAGATGTGATAAGCTAAACGGCTGGGCAAATTTTGATGGAAGAGTTTGGCATGATCTACTTTTAAAACAACCGCAGTTTGTAGAAAAAGCTAAAAACTATGCATCAGGCTGGGCTGGTATTATTATGCAGACTCCTGAACTTGCATCTGAATGCAAAGATTGGGAGAAGTTCGGCGGTTCTGAATGGATTGAGCTTTTACCGCAGTTTACAGATTGGTGCGATAAGGTAAATGGTTGGATGAAATTTACTTCAGAAGATTGGTGCGAATTTCTTTCTAATCATCCAGAACTTGCGGGCAAATGTGATAAAATGAACGGCTGGGCGAAATTCAATTCAGGAGATTGGAGTGAACTTCTTTCTAATTTTCCAAAGTTTGCGAGTAAATGCGATAAACAAGATGGCTGGAAAAATTTTGATTCAGATGCATGGGGTGCTCTTTTAGGTTCCCAACCGCAGTTTGTAACTAGGTGTGATAAGTCTAATGGCTGGAGAAAAATCACTTCGGCAGATTGGGAATACATGCTTTTCTATCAACCGCAATTTGCAGACAGGTGTGATAAGGTTAACGGTTGGGTGGAATTCACTTCGGGGAACTGGAGTGAACTACTTTCAAAACGACCGCAGTTTGTAGATAAATGCGATAAAGTTGATGGTTGGGAACAATTCGATGGAGAGGATTGGCGTGCTATTCTCTCTTCCCAACCGCAGTTTGTGGACAGGTGCGATAAAATAAATGGTTGGGCTGAATTCGACGGCTTAAATTGGGGGTACCTACTTTCAAAACAACCGCAGTTTGCGGATAAATGCGATAAAATGGACGGTTGGAAACAATTCGACGGATTAAGTTGGTGCATCCTTCTTTCTGCCAAACCACAGTTTGTAGAAAAGTGTGATAAAATGGACGGATGGAAGCAAATTGATGGATCCGGTTGGAGTATCTTGCTTTCGGACCAACCGCAGTTCGTGGATAGATGCGATAAGGTAAACGGTTGGGCGGAATTCACTTCAGGGAATTGGGTGGAACTTATTTTTAATCATCAGCAGTTTGCTGACTGGTGTGATAAGATGAATGGCTGGGTGGAATTCAATTCGGTTGATTGGCACGATTTGCTATACTATCACCCAGAGTTTGCAGACAGATGTGATAAAGTGGATGGTTGGGGACAATTTGATGGATCAGAATGGAGATACCTTCTCTCGGGCCAACCGCAATTTGCAGATAGATGCGATAAGGTAAACGGCTGGATAAAATTCATTCCGGCGGATTGGGATGAGTTGCTTTCTTCCCAGCCGCAGTTTGTGGACAAGCGAACAAAGTGTAAAAAGAACTCATAGGAAATATGTAGGAAAAGTTTAACGTTGGCAGGTCAACATCAGATTATTAGTTAAATAGTTAAAGAAAAGTCTTGCAAATCGGAATGTAAACTCCCAAAATGCAAGGTATGAAAATTGAACGGTCGGAAAAGTTAAAAATCGAGAATGATTTAAATCGATTTCCTGTTGTTGCCATTGTAGGGGCGAGACAGGTCGGGAAAACAACTCTTGCAAGGGAAATTGTCGCCGACTTGAAGGAGTTGAGCGTTTATCTCGATATGGAAAAGCCTGCCGATTACGACAAACTTAATGATGCGTATCTTTATCTCAAAGACAACTCCGAAAAACTCGTAATAATCGACGAAATTCAGCTGCGCCCCGAGTTGTTTCCTCTGCTTAGAAGCCTAATCGACGAAGACAGAAGAAACGGCAGGTTTTTGATTCTCGGCAGTGCTTCGCCTGAGTTGCTGAATAAATCTTCACAATCATTGGCTGGACGAATCTGTTATCACGAATTATCTTCGTTTAGTCTTTTTGAGGTAGGCGCGGAAAGTGCGGATAAACTATGGCTAAGGGGCGGTTTCCCCGATTCATTTCTCGCCGCGGACGACGAACAAAGTTTTTCGTGGCTTGATTCTTTTGTTTCAACATTCTTGGAGCGGGATTTAAACATCTTGGGTTTCCGTCTTTCGCCGACTCAAATGCGCCGAGTTTGGACAATGACGGCGCATTATCACGGTTCGGCCATAAATTATTCGAGCCTCGGGAAATCGCTGGAAGTGTCGAACAAAACCGTAAAATACTGGTTGGACGTTTTGAGCGATACTTACATGCTCCGTCAGCTCCACCCTTGGTCTGGGAATACGTCGAAAAGACTGGTTAAGTCTCCCAAAGTCTATTTGCGGGATACCGGCATCTTGCATTCGCTTCTAAAAATAGAAACAAAAGATTCACTTTTGTCCCACCCGATACTCGGCGCATCTTGGGAGGGCTTCGCGATAGAGCAAATAATATCCGCCGCTCCCGCGCGTTCGGAATTTAGCTACTATCGAACGGCTACCGGCGAAGAAATCGACTTAATTGTGGATTCTCCGAAAGCGGGGCGAATTGCTTTTGAAATAAAGCGTTCTTCCGTGCCCGCACTCGGGAAAGGATTTTACAACGCGCTCGATACAATCAAACCTCAAAAGGCGTTTATCATTTATTCCGGCGACGAGCAATATCGCATAAATGATACAGTTTCTGCATTGCCGTTGAAGATGGTACCCGAGGTTTTTGAGTAATATTCAACAATATAAACCATAAACAATGTTGTGATGCATTGAAGCATTTAAACAACAAATATTTTTCTGACATAAGTATATAAAAATTCAATATTCACGAATAAGATTATTAACTCGAGAATACATATAAAGCATGCAGTTTATTCCTAATGGCCCAGATATTCCGATTCAACTATTGAAAGCTCACGAAGAAGGTAAGGTTGTATTCTTTTGCGGAGCTGGAATATCTATGAATTTTGGGTTGCCAAATTTTGAAAATTTAGCTTATAAAATCTACGAACTGAACCACGAAGAACCGATTCCAACCGAGCGTAATGCTATTAAAAATGGTTTTGTCGATGAAGCTCTTGAATCATTTGAAAATCGTATTGTAAGCGATAAAATATCCATCAGAAAATCGTTACATTCCATATTAAAGCCAGATTATCGAAAAACCAAAGGAAATACGCACAAAGCTCTATTGGATTTGGCAAAAAACAAATCCGGTGAATATCGTATAGTCACTACAAATTTTGACAGAATATTTTCCGATACTTTAGAAAAGTATAACATACCAGTAAGAGAACACATAGCGCCATACATTCCTATCCCCAAACCGACCAATTGGAACGGTCTTGTATATCTACATGGAAGATTACCAGACAAAGAAGAAGACATAAGTAGCTTAAAAAATTTAGTTCTTACGAGTGGAGATTTTGGGTTAGCATATTTACGAGAATATTGGGCATCACGTTTTGTAAATGAATTATTCCGTAATTTTGTTGTTTGTTTTGTCGGGTATGGAATAAATGATCCCATTTTAAAATACATGCTGGATGCATTGTCTGCCGATAGAAAAGCTGGGGAATCTCAGTTCCCAGTTTATGCATTTATAGAAGATGACACAAAAAATACAGAAAACAAAGAATTGATACATAACGCAATAATTCCCATACGCTATAAAACAGACAATAAGCATTCTCTTTTGCACGACACGTTGATTGAATGGGCGAATGTATATTCGAGTGGAGTCGACGGTAAGGTTCAATACGTTTTAAAATACGCATCTTCAGACCCATCAAAAAATTCTAATAACGATGATTACGTTGGAAGAATGATTTGGGCATTGACAGATTATACCGGAATTCCTGCGAAGAAATTTGCCGAAATGAATCCGCCACCGACGATTGAATGGTTATATATATTTTCTGAAAAGGATCCATTTGGCTTTTTTGGGAATAAGAAAGTGAGTGAAAAGAACAATATTACAGAACCGATTGTAAAATGGATGTTAAAACACATTAATTCCAGCAAACTAATCTTATGGTTTGCAGAAAACAGATGGGGGGTTGACAAAAAATTTATCGCATTGGTTGAAGATGTGTTTACAAGAACCCTCATATTAATAAAAAATGGAGACCAGAAGAACTCCCCATATGCAACCTTGTCAAAGCGTAACAAAGCGTTATGGTGGTTGATTCTAAGAGGTTATGTTTTAAGGAATCGCGATTTTGATTTTTATAATTGGATAAATCACTACGAGGATACAAAATTGGACTTCATTGGAAAGAAAACATTATACGAACTTTGTTCTCCAAAAATACAAATACAGAGAAACTTCTTATCGTGGAATGAAACAACTCATCAGCCAATCGAAGACGAAATTCTTATCGATGTTGTGCTGACATGCCAACAGTTACGTTATGAAAAAAATGCCATAAGAAAAATTGTTCCTCTTGAAACCTTATTTGAATGTGCGCAAAAATCCTTAACCGACTTTCTAGATCTTTCTGGAGAATTAGATTTGGCAAACGAAAAATTTGATAGATCGGCATACGACCTTCCATCCATTGAAGAACATCCGCAAAACAAAAAACATTACAGCGCATGGGTTGTTCTTATTGAACTACTTCGGGATATATGGTTGGATATTAATGCAACGAATCACAAAAAAGCAATGACAATTGCAATATCCTGGTGGCAAGAAAAATACCCAGCATTCAAGAGACTAGCACTTTTTGCTGCATCTAAATCTAAACACATTAATTCCGCACTTTGGATAAAATGGATTTTAGCCGATAATGCATATTGGTTATGGGGTACGGCTACATATCATGAAGTAATTACTCTCTTGTCGCAAAGAGCAATCGAATTACCTCCTATTTCATTTGAAAAATTGAAAGATGCAATAATGAGTGGGCCGCAACGGTCTTTGTATCGGAGAGATATTTCTGATGGAGAATATCAGCGTATTAGAGAACGCAAAATTTGGTATTACTTCGCAAAAATACAAAATGGCGGTTGTAATTTGCCTTCAACCATATCTGATGTCTTGTCGAAATTTTCCCAACAATATGGGTGGAAACTTGATGATAATTCAAAGGAAGATTTTCTCTCCTGGTCGATCGGTTCGGGGGATCCAGAATATGAAAATAGACCGATAACAGATAAAACTCCAGATAAACTAACAAATCTTGTTGAGTGGCTTGGGGAAGAGAAACAAAAAAACAATTTTTATTATAAGTCAGACTGGGCAGAGTTCTGTGCCGAAAATTATAAGTTTGCGGCATATGGATTGTATTTTGCCATAAAAAACAATAAATGTTCTAAAGAAAAGCTTAATGTTGCATTGGCAACTTGGTGTAGAAAAAGTGATACGTTAAGAAAGCTTTGGCAATTGATTCCAAGCACAGATCTATCTTTTATTAATAATACAACCATTAGTAATTCCAAAGGACAAATAATTTCATGTTTAACTCAGTTATCAGAAGATACTGAAATTTGGAAGAAAGATGATACAAATGAAAATATTGAGGTATTTTGTGATTTTTGTTTTAGAGTAATCGATATTGTGTTTAACAAAAAAGAATTTGATTCTGTCGATATAAATGATGCAATAAACGATCCATGCGAGCAACTTTCAGTGGCAATATTCAAAATATGGATAAGCGAAAATCCATCAAAAAATTCTGGATTAACAGAATATTGGAAAACTATATTTGGACGTTTATTAGATGTAAAAAACAAGAATTTGTTTTATACCAAATTCGCATTTGGGGAGTATTTGAACGCTTTGTATTACGTTGATAAACAATGGGTCAAAGATCATATGTATCCGATGTTTTTACATTGGAGCAAATTTCCACGCATTTGTATGATTTTGTGGGCGGGTGTCCTGTCGAATAAAATTGATGCGCAAATACTTTACGATCTAAAAACATCATTCTTAAAATTGGCAAGACATATCTCGAAAATGAAGATGTCTATTGATAATTACACAAATATTTTTGTAACAATGGCATTGTCTATGTCAAAAAGCTATGGGGATAAATATTTAAGCTCTGTTATAAAATCGTTTCCCAAAGAAGAATTATACAGAGTTTGGACATCAATCCGACATTATTTCAAGTATCAAGGAAATAAAATCGATGTCTGGGAGTTACAAATAAAACCATTTTGCCAAAATATATTTCCGAAAGATAAATGTATTAAAACTCCAAAATTAGCACATGAAATCTCAATGTTCATTGTTGAATCAAATGAGTTGTTTTCGGATACATTCAAAACATTGAAGGGATGGCTATCCACATGTAATAGACAAGATGATATCCTTTATTCCATGTCATTATCGTTGCCAAAGGCGGTACAACCAATGGATATTTTAGAATTTTTGAATTTAATTTTAGACGATTCGAGCATATATAACATCGGATTAGAAAAAATACTAACAAATATATCGAAAATGGATCCGTCATTGCAAAATGAAAAGATTTTTAACGAGTTGATGTCCATTTGCTGATCTGTATTTTCGACATATAATCGCATTTAATACGTCGAACTGAAGTGAATTCTAAACAGGGCAGAGAAAAAATACTAGGAACTTGTCTTTGTTTAAATTTATGACATTACTAATATTCTAATTAATGAGTTTTGTATAATTTTACTTGCAATCAAAAGATAGTTTTTCAGATTTACAGAAAGATAAAATAACATATATTAAAAAAAGTGTGCATCCAACAATTTTCCAACATAATTTCCTAATAAACTGATAGTTATGGAGAATTGCCCTGTCTGTCACGCAGGAGGTCGCGAGTTCGAGTCTCGTCCGTCCCGCCACTTTAAAAGCTGCAAGTTCAAACACTTGCGGCTTTTTTGTTTCTACATTTCGCGCCAAACCCAGTATCCACGCGGCTTGCGGGGATACGATGCCAGTATTTAAGCCAC
The Opitutia bacterium KCR 482 genome window above contains:
- a CDS encoding DUF6140 family protein — its product is MALWTVTVKATRNINGLRLERGMSVQVSSMYHPISYNNGEATRQAFIRIYGIDLKKAGALSIAYFDIEKQN
- a CDS encoding ATP-binding protein encodes the protein MQGMKIERSEKLKIENDLNRFPVVAIVGARQVGKTTLAREIVADLKELSVYLDMEKPADYDKLNDAYLYLKDNSEKLVIIDEIQLRPELFPLLRSLIDEDRRNGRFLILGSASPELLNKSSQSLAGRICYHELSSFSLFEVGAESADKLWLRGGFPDSFLAADDEQSFSWLDSFVSTFLERDLNILGFRLSPTQMRRVWTMTAHYHGSAINYSSLGKSLEVSNKTVKYWLDVLSDTYMLRQLHPWSGNTSKRLVKSPKVYLRDTGILHSLLKIETKDSLLSHPILGASWEGFAIEQIISAAPARSEFSYYRTATGEEIDLIVDSPKAGRIAFEIKRSSVPALGKGFYNALDTIKPQKAFIIYSGDEQYRINDTVSALPLKMVPEVFE
- a CDS encoding SIR2 family protein, with the protein product MQFIPNGPDIPIQLLKAHEEGKVVFFCGAGISMNFGLPNFENLAYKIYELNHEEPIPTERNAIKNGFVDEALESFENRIVSDKISIRKSLHSILKPDYRKTKGNTHKALLDLAKNKSGEYRIVTTNFDRIFSDTLEKYNIPVREHIAPYIPIPKPTNWNGLVYLHGRLPDKEEDISSLKNLVLTSGDFGLAYLREYWASRFVNELFRNFVVCFVGYGINDPILKYMLDALSADRKAGESQFPVYAFIEDDTKNTENKELIHNAIIPIRYKTDNKHSLLHDTLIEWANVYSSGVDGKVQYVLKYASSDPSKNSNNDDYVGRMIWALTDYTGIPAKKFAEMNPPPTIEWLYIFSEKDPFGFFGNKKVSEKNNITEPIVKWMLKHINSSKLILWFAENRWGVDKKFIALVEDVFTRTLILIKNGDQKNSPYATLSKRNKALWWLILRGYVLRNRDFDFYNWINHYEDTKLDFIGKKTLYELCSPKIQIQRNFLSWNETTHQPIEDEILIDVVLTCQQLRYEKNAIRKIVPLETLFECAQKSLTDFLDLSGELDLANEKFDRSAYDLPSIEEHPQNKKHYSAWVVLIELLRDIWLDINATNHKKAMTIAISWWQEKYPAFKRLALFAASKSKHINSALWIKWILADNAYWLWGTATYHEVITLLSQRAIELPPISFEKLKDAIMSGPQRSLYRRDISDGEYQRIRERKIWYYFAKIQNGGCNLPSTISDVLSKFSQQYGWKLDDNSKEDFLSWSIGSGDPEYENRPITDKTPDKLTNLVEWLGEEKQKNNFYYKSDWAEFCAENYKFAAYGLYFAIKNNKCSKEKLNVALATWCRKSDTLRKLWQLIPSTDLSFINNTTISNSKGQIISCLTQLSEDTEIWKKDDTNENIEVFCDFCFRVIDIVFNKKEFDSVDINDAINDPCEQLSVAIFKIWISENPSKNSGLTEYWKTIFGRLLDVKNKNLFYTKFAFGEYLNALYYVDKQWVKDHMYPMFLHWSKFPRICMILWAGVLSNKIDAQILYDLKTSFLKLARHISKMKMSIDNYTNIFVTMALSMSKSYGDKYLSSVIKSFPKEELYRVWTSIRHYFKYQGNKIDVWELQIKPFCQNIFPKDKCIKTPKLAHEISMFIVESNELFSDTFKTLKGWLSTCNRQDDILYSMSLSLPKAVQPMDILEFLNLILDDSSIYNIGLEKILTNISKMDPSLQNEKIFNELMSIC